In Nocardia sputorum, a single genomic region encodes these proteins:
- a CDS encoding helix-turn-helix domain-containing protein — protein sequence MADFAARLNKLFETVHPPGRKPHTNAEVAAALTASGHPISKPYLSQLRSGQRTNPSDETVAALAKFFKVKPDYFFNDIYAAKIDHDLELLSQLQGYGLRRLSSRAFDLSEESQNLLTSMAEKLRASEGLPEIPPDGTE from the coding sequence ATGGCTGATTTCGCGGCGCGGCTGAACAAGCTGTTCGAAACCGTGCATCCCCCGGGGCGTAAGCCGCACACCAACGCGGAGGTTGCGGCGGCGCTGACGGCCTCCGGACATCCGATCTCGAAACCGTACCTGTCGCAGTTGCGGTCGGGACAACGGACGAACCCGTCGGATGAGACGGTGGCCGCCCTGGCGAAGTTCTTCAAAGTCAAGCCGGACTACTTCTTCAACGACATCTATGCCGCCAAGATCGATCACGATCTGGAGCTGCTGTCCCAGCTGCAGGGCTACGGACTGCGACGGCTGTCGAGTAGAGCGTTCGACTTGTCCGAAGAATCACAGAACCTGCTCACGTCTATGGCGGAGAAGTTGCGGGCAAGCGAAGGATTGCCCGAAATTCCTCCGGACGGCACCGAATAG
- a CDS encoding steroid 3-ketoacyl-CoA thiolase — protein MGTPVIVEAARTPIGKRGGWLSGLHAAELLGAAQRGLLERAHLDPAQVEQVIGGCVTQAGEQSNNVTRVAWLHAGLPWQVGATTIDTQCGSAQQANHLIAGLIAAGAIDIGMACGVEAMSRVPLGANVGEHAGPRRPASWNIDLPNQFEAAERIAKRRGITRADVDAFGARSQRLAAQAWAEGRFDREVLTVTAPAVDKEGNPTGEKLDVSRDQGLRETTVEGLAKLKPVLEGGVHTAGSSSQISDGAAAVLLMDEKAAERAGLRPRARIVTQAVVGAEPEFHLDGPVQACTRLLERSGMNIGDIDLFEINEAFASVALSWASVHEPDMDRVNVNGGAIALGHPVGSTGSRLITTALHELERSDRSTAMVLMCAGGALATGTIIERL, from the coding sequence ATGGGCACACCCGTGATCGTCGAGGCCGCACGGACCCCGATCGGCAAGCGCGGCGGCTGGCTGTCGGGCCTGCACGCGGCCGAACTGCTCGGCGCGGCCCAGCGCGGACTGCTCGAGCGCGCACATCTGGACCCCGCGCAGGTCGAACAGGTCATCGGCGGCTGCGTCACCCAGGCGGGCGAGCAGTCCAACAACGTCACCCGGGTCGCCTGGCTGCACGCGGGACTGCCCTGGCAGGTCGGCGCCACCACGATCGACACCCAGTGCGGATCGGCCCAGCAGGCCAACCACCTCATCGCGGGCCTGATCGCGGCCGGCGCCATCGACATCGGCATGGCCTGCGGCGTGGAGGCGATGAGCCGGGTCCCGCTGGGCGCCAACGTCGGCGAGCACGCCGGACCGCGCAGGCCCGCGTCGTGGAACATCGATCTGCCCAATCAGTTCGAGGCAGCCGAGCGGATCGCCAAGCGGCGCGGCATCACTCGCGCGGACGTGGACGCGTTCGGCGCGCGTTCGCAGCGCCTGGCCGCGCAGGCATGGGCGGAAGGCCGGTTCGATCGCGAGGTGCTCACCGTCACCGCTCCAGCGGTCGACAAGGAAGGCAATCCCACCGGCGAAAAGCTCGACGTGTCACGGGATCAGGGCCTGCGCGAGACCACCGTCGAGGGCCTGGCGAAGCTGAAGCCGGTGCTGGAAGGCGGCGTGCACACCGCCGGGTCGTCCTCGCAGATCTCCGATGGCGCCGCCGCGGTGCTGCTGATGGACGAAAAGGCCGCCGAGCGCGCCGGTTTGCGGCCGCGAGCGCGGATCGTCACCCAAGCGGTGGTCGGCGCGGAGCCGGAGTTCCACCTCGACGGCCCGGTGCAGGCGTGCACCAGGCTGCTGGAGCGGTCCGGCATGAATATCGGCGACATCGACCTTTTCGAGATCAATGAAGCGTTCGCGTCGGTCGCACTTTCGTGGGCTTCTGTACACGAGCCGGACATGGATCGGGTTAATGTCAACGGCGGCGCCATCGCGCTCGGGCACCCGGTCGGCTCCACTGGATCACGCCTCATCACAACGGCTTTGCACGAGCTGGAGCGCTCCGATCGCAGCACCGCAATGGTTCTCATGTGCGCCGGTGGCGCACTCGCGACAGGAACGATCATCGAACGTTTGTGA
- a CDS encoding cytochrome P450, with product MIIERVSVCRRRHLVVDTRNARPNLPDGFDVTDPDIYAERVPVEEFAELRRTAPIWWNPQPPEVSGFHDDGFWVVSKHADVKEVSRRSDVFSSYENTAIPRFNDDIAREQIELQRIVLLNMDAPEHTKLRKIISRGFTPRAINGLRAELSARAESIVKAAAESGSGDFVTQIACELPLQAIAELIGVPQEDRMKVFTWSNDMTGYDDPESTADPVAASAEILGYAYQMAAARKQCPADDIVTTLIEADVDGDKLTEEEFGFFVIMLAVAGNETTRNAISHGMIAFLENPDQWELFKKERPATAADEIIRWATPVTSFQRTALEDTELGGVQIKKGQRVVMLYRSANFDEEVFDHPEKFDIMRTDNPHLAFGGTGAHFCIGANLARLEIDLIFNAIADHLPDITKVADAKRLRSGWLNGIKEFPVDYKTCPVAH from the coding sequence ATGATTATAGAACGTGTTTCAGTTTGTCGAAGGAGACATCTGGTGGTAGACACTCGGAATGCCCGGCCGAATCTTCCGGACGGGTTCGACGTCACGGACCCGGACATCTACGCCGAGCGTGTTCCGGTCGAGGAGTTCGCCGAACTGCGCCGGACCGCGCCGATCTGGTGGAATCCGCAGCCCCCGGAGGTCAGCGGCTTCCACGACGACGGCTTCTGGGTGGTGAGCAAGCACGCCGACGTCAAGGAGGTCTCGCGGCGCAGCGACGTGTTCTCCAGCTACGAGAACACTGCCATCCCGCGGTTCAACGACGACATCGCCCGGGAGCAGATCGAGCTGCAGCGGATCGTCCTGCTGAACATGGACGCGCCCGAGCACACCAAGCTGCGCAAGATCATCTCCCGCGGCTTCACGCCGCGCGCCATCAACGGCCTGCGCGCGGAGCTGTCGGCCCGCGCGGAATCGATCGTGAAGGCGGCGGCGGAGTCGGGATCGGGGGACTTCGTCACCCAGATCGCGTGCGAACTGCCGCTGCAGGCCATCGCCGAGCTGATCGGCGTCCCCCAGGAAGACCGGATGAAGGTCTTCACCTGGTCGAACGACATGACCGGCTACGACGACCCGGAGAGCACGGCCGACCCGGTCGCGGCATCGGCGGAGATCCTCGGCTACGCCTACCAGATGGCCGCCGCGCGCAAGCAGTGCCCGGCCGACGACATCGTGACCACGCTGATCGAGGCGGACGTCGACGGGGACAAACTCACCGAGGAGGAGTTCGGCTTCTTCGTGATCATGCTCGCGGTCGCGGGCAACGAGACCACCCGCAACGCCATCTCGCACGGAATGATCGCCTTCCTGGAGAACCCGGACCAGTGGGAGTTGTTCAAGAAGGAACGTCCCGCCACGGCCGCCGACGAGATCATCCGGTGGGCCACTCCGGTCACCTCGTTCCAGCGCACCGCGCTGGAGGACACCGAGCTCGGCGGCGTGCAGATCAAGAAGGGCCAGCGGGTGGTCATGCTGTACCGCTCGGCCAACTTCGACGAGGAGGTCTTCGACCACCCGGAGAAGTTCGACATCATGCGCACGGACAACCCCCACCTGGCCTTCGGCGGCACCGGCGCGCACTTCTGCATCGGGGCGAACCTCGCCCGGCTGGAGATCGACCTGATCTTCAACGCCATCGCCGATCACCTGCCCGACATCACCAAGGTCGCCGACGCGAAGCGGCTGCGGTCGGGGTGGCTGAACGGGATCAAGGAGTTCCCCGTCGACTACAAGACCTGCCCGGTCGCGCACTGA
- a CDS encoding nuclear transport factor 2 family protein, translating into MTTTEHPARAAGLASQAAVRARDKQAWVALFAEDGIVEDPIGPSGFDPEGKGHRGTEAIAAFWDKAIAKTDLIEFLFGDSFACGNEVAFTGTIRSTIGGHRIDADGVFTYRVNDDGKIAALRAFWEVDRAMKTARPID; encoded by the coding sequence ATGACCACCACCGAGCATCCGGCCCGGGCCGCGGGCCTCGCTTCGCAGGCCGCCGTGCGAGCGCGGGACAAGCAGGCGTGGGTCGCGCTGTTCGCCGAGGACGGCATCGTGGAGGACCCCATCGGCCCGTCCGGCTTCGATCCGGAGGGCAAAGGCCACCGCGGCACGGAGGCCATCGCCGCGTTCTGGGACAAGGCGATCGCGAAGACGGATCTGATCGAGTTCCTGTTCGGCGACTCGTTCGCCTGCGGCAACGAAGTCGCCTTCACCGGCACGATCCGCAGCACCATCGGCGGCCACCGGATAGACGCCGACGGGGTGTTCACCTACCGGGTGAACGACGACGGCAAGATCGCCGCGCTGCGCGCGTTCTGGGAGGTCGATCGCGCCATGAAGACCGCGCGGCCGATCGACTGA
- a CDS encoding TIGR03619 family F420-dependent LLM class oxidoreductase has translation MRFTVGIALSPLDQLTELATTAEECGFSSIALPDSLFYMKSAAAKYPYTADGSRFWGPDTPWVDPLIGATAMAAVTSRIRFYTNVLKLGSRNPLLLARQVGSVANLSGNRFGFGVGIGWAPEEFEWCGVPFARRGARVDEMIEVIKLVLAGGMVEYHGEFFDFDPLQISPAPTEPVPFYIGGHTDAALRRAARVGDGWTSAMMTYDELRRTIGKLDALRAEYGRTDEPFEIQAVCVDRFGRSGYQDLADAGVTDAIVVPWLADGIGFDGDLAAKQDSLRKFARQYITEPVLAAR, from the coding sequence CTGCGGTTCACCGTCGGCATCGCGCTGAGTCCGCTGGACCAGCTGACGGAGCTCGCGACAACCGCCGAGGAGTGCGGTTTTTCGTCCATCGCGCTGCCCGACTCGCTGTTCTACATGAAGTCGGCGGCGGCGAAGTACCCGTACACCGCCGATGGCAGCCGGTTCTGGGGACCGGACACCCCGTGGGTCGACCCGCTCATCGGCGCGACCGCCATGGCCGCCGTCACCAGCCGCATCCGCTTCTACACGAACGTGCTGAAGCTGGGTTCGCGAAACCCGCTGCTGCTGGCCCGGCAGGTCGGCTCGGTGGCCAACCTGTCGGGTAACCGCTTCGGATTCGGCGTCGGCATCGGCTGGGCGCCTGAGGAGTTCGAGTGGTGCGGCGTGCCGTTCGCGCGCCGCGGCGCCCGGGTGGACGAGATGATCGAGGTCATCAAGCTGGTGCTGGCGGGAGGCATGGTCGAGTACCACGGCGAGTTCTTCGACTTCGATCCGCTGCAGATCAGCCCGGCGCCCACCGAGCCGGTGCCGTTCTACATCGGCGGGCACACCGACGCGGCGCTGCGCCGCGCCGCGCGGGTGGGCGACGGCTGGACCTCGGCCATGATGACCTACGACGAACTGCGGCGCACCATCGGCAAGCTCGACGCGCTGCGCGCCGAGTACGGCCGGACCGACGAGCCGTTCGAGATCCAGGCGGTGTGCGTCGATAGGTTCGGCCGGTCCGGCTATCAGGACCTCGCCGACGCCGGCGTCACCGACGCGATCGTGGTGCCCTGGCTGGCCGACGGCATCGGATTCGACGGCGACCTGGCCGCCAAGCAGGACTCGCTGCGCAAGTTCGCGCGGCAATACATCACCGAACCCGTCCTCGCAGCGCGATGA
- a CDS encoding thiolase domain-containing protein — MSLPAAVLGTGQTHHVTKRTDVSMAGMCREAIDRALADAGLTIADIDAVVVGKAPDGFEGVMMPELFMADALGATGKPLLRVHTAGSVGGSTGIVATNLIQAGVHKRVLAVAWEKQSESNAMWALSIPVPFTMPVGAGAGGYFAPHVRSYIRRSNAPGHIGAMVAVKDRRNGAKNPLAHLKQPDITLESVLASQMLWDPIRFDETCPSSDGACAIVLGDAEAAEAVEATGRKVAWVHGTAMRTEPTTFAGRDQVNPQAGRDAAAALWEAAGITNPLEEIDVAEIYVPFSWFEPMWLENLGFVPQGDGWKLTDKGETEIGGTLPVNPSGGVLSSNPIGASGLIRFAEAAKQVMQRAGDYQVEGARKALGHAYGGGSQYFSMWVVGSERR, encoded by the coding sequence ATGAGCTTGCCAGCTGCGGTGCTCGGCACCGGACAAACCCATCACGTGACGAAACGGACCGATGTGTCCATGGCGGGGATGTGCCGTGAGGCCATCGACCGGGCCCTCGCCGACGCCGGTCTCACCATCGCCGACATCGACGCGGTCGTGGTCGGCAAAGCGCCCGACGGATTCGAGGGCGTCATGATGCCTGAGCTGTTCATGGCGGACGCGCTCGGCGCCACCGGAAAGCCGCTGTTGCGGGTGCACACCGCCGGTTCGGTCGGCGGCTCCACCGGCATCGTCGCGACCAACCTGATCCAGGCGGGCGTGCACAAGCGCGTGCTCGCGGTGGCCTGGGAGAAGCAGTCGGAGTCGAACGCCATGTGGGCGCTGTCGATTCCGGTGCCGTTCACCATGCCGGTCGGCGCGGGCGCGGGCGGGTATTTCGCGCCGCACGTGCGCTCCTACATCCGGCGCTCGAACGCGCCGGGCCACATCGGCGCCATGGTCGCGGTGAAGGATCGCCGCAACGGCGCCAAGAACCCGCTGGCCCACCTCAAGCAGCCCGACATCACGCTGGAATCGGTGCTCGCCTCGCAGATGCTGTGGGACCCGATCCGCTTCGATGAGACCTGCCCCTCCTCCGACGGCGCGTGCGCGATCGTACTCGGCGACGCGGAGGCCGCCGAGGCGGTGGAAGCCACCGGCCGGAAGGTCGCCTGGGTGCACGGCACCGCGATGCGCACCGAGCCGACCACCTTCGCCGGCCGCGACCAGGTCAACCCGCAGGCGGGCCGGGACGCGGCCGCGGCGCTGTGGGAGGCGGCGGGCATCACCAACCCGCTGGAGGAGATCGACGTGGCCGAGATCTACGTCCCGTTCTCCTGGTTCGAACCGATGTGGCTGGAGAACCTCGGCTTCGTGCCGCAGGGCGACGGGTGGAAGCTCACCGACAAGGGCGAGACCGAGATCGGCGGGACTCTTCCGGTCAATCCGTCCGGCGGCGTGCTGTCGTCCAACCCGATCGGCGCCTCCGGGCTGATCCGGTTCGCCGAGGCCGCCAAGCAGGTCATGCAGCGGGCCGGGGACTATCAGGTCGAGGGCGCGCGCAAGGCGCTGGGTCACGCGTACGGCGGCGGTTCGCAGTACTTCTCGATGTGGGTGGTCGGATCGGAGCGGCGGTGA
- a CDS encoding thiolase domain-containing protein, with product MTDNATDIAVVGFAHAPHVPETFGTTNGVEMLVPCFQQLYDRLGITKSDIDFWCSGSSDYLAGRAFSFISAIDAIGAVPPINESHVEMDAAWALYEAWVKLRSGQAQTALVYGFGKSSAGTLRQVLTMQLDPYVVAPLWPDAWSIAGLQARAGLDAGRWTERDMAAVAAGASGDADSLLEQPYVADPLRAHDIAPITDGAAAIVLAVGDRARELCERPAWITGMAHRIDTPVLGARDLTVSPSTAAAAKAVTGGDVSDFDIAELHAPFSHQQLILAEAIGLKNGTKVNPSGGALAAHPMFAAGLERIGFAAEAIIAGSANRALAHATSGPALQQNLVTVLESENR from the coding sequence TTGACTGACAACGCCACCGATATCGCGGTCGTGGGTTTCGCCCACGCGCCGCACGTGCCGGAGACCTTCGGCACCACCAACGGTGTCGAGATGCTGGTGCCCTGCTTCCAGCAGCTCTACGACCGGCTCGGCATCACCAAGTCCGACATCGACTTCTGGTGCTCGGGCTCGTCCGATTACCTTGCCGGGCGGGCTTTCTCGTTCATCTCGGCGATCGACGCCATCGGCGCGGTGCCGCCGATCAACGAATCGCACGTGGAGATGGACGCCGCCTGGGCACTGTACGAGGCGTGGGTGAAACTGCGCTCGGGACAGGCGCAGACGGCGCTGGTGTACGGGTTCGGCAAGTCCTCCGCGGGCACGCTACGCCAGGTGCTCACCATGCAGCTGGACCCGTACGTGGTCGCGCCGCTGTGGCCGGACGCCTGGTCCATCGCGGGCCTGCAGGCGCGCGCCGGTCTGGACGCGGGCCGCTGGACCGAGCGGGACATGGCGGCCGTGGCCGCCGGCGCGTCCGGTGACGCCGACAGCCTGCTCGAACAGCCATACGTCGCCGATCCGCTGCGGGCCCACGACATCGCGCCGATCACCGACGGCGCCGCGGCGATCGTGCTCGCCGTGGGCGACCGCGCCCGCGAACTGTGCGAACGTCCCGCGTGGATCACGGGCATGGCGCACCGGATCGACACTCCCGTGCTCGGTGCGCGCGACCTCACCGTCTCGCCCTCGACGGCCGCCGCGGCCAAGGCCGTCACCGGCGGCGACGTGAGCGATTTCGACATCGCCGAGCTGCACGCGCCGTTCAGCCATCAGCAGCTGATCCTCGCCGAGGCGATCGGGCTGAAGAACGGCACGAAGGTGAATCCGTCCGGCGGCGCGCTCGCGGCCCACCCCATGTTCGCCGCGGGCCTGGAGCGCATCGGCTTCGCGGCCGAGGCGATCATCGCGGGCTCGGCGAATCGCGCGCTGGCCCACGCCACCAGCGGCCCCGCGCTCCAGCAGAACCTTGTGACCGTCTTGGAATCGGAGAACCGATGA
- a CDS encoding Zn-ribbon domain-containing OB-fold protein, whose amino-acid sequence MNTDAVPEVLSAPLRVRFDYTRSVGSTIGTFLTGLRDHKIVGVRGSDGRVIVPPPEYDPITAEPLTEFVDLADTGTVESWTWVREPLPGQPFDRPFAWALIRLDGADTTLLHAVDVAAPEDIHKGLRVTARWAEQTEGSIRDIVCFEPGEKSSAPAESAAADPVTMLVTPVDLSYKHTASPQETVYLRGLAEGKLIGARTDAVGKVYFPPRGANPTDGRPTDEFIVLSDHGTVTTFCIVNVPFMGQRIKPPYVAAYVLLDGADIPVLHLVLGCDASEVRMGMRVQAVWKPREEWGYGLENVDHFRPSGEPDADYETYKHHL is encoded by the coding sequence TTGAACACGGACGCCGTGCCCGAGGTACTCAGCGCGCCCCTGCGGGTGCGTTTCGATTACACCCGCTCCGTCGGCTCCACCATCGGAACCTTCCTGACCGGATTGCGCGACCACAAGATCGTCGGCGTGCGCGGCTCGGACGGCCGGGTGATCGTGCCGCCGCCGGAATACGATCCGATCACCGCCGAACCGCTGACCGAATTCGTCGACCTCGCCGACACCGGCACCGTCGAGTCGTGGACCTGGGTGCGCGAGCCGCTGCCCGGCCAGCCTTTCGACCGCCCGTTCGCCTGGGCGCTGATCCGGTTGGACGGCGCGGACACCACGCTGCTGCACGCCGTCGACGTCGCCGCGCCAGAGGACATCCACAAAGGCCTGCGGGTGACCGCCCGCTGGGCCGAGCAGACCGAGGGCAGCATTCGCGACATCGTCTGCTTCGAGCCGGGCGAGAAGTCCTCCGCACCGGCGGAATCCGCTGCGGCCGACCCGGTAACCATGCTCGTCACGCCGGTCGATCTGTCCTACAAGCACACCGCCTCGCCGCAGGAGACCGTGTACCTGCGCGGGCTCGCCGAAGGCAAGCTGATCGGCGCGCGCACCGACGCCGTGGGCAAGGTGTACTTCCCGCCGCGCGGCGCCAATCCGACCGACGGCAGGCCGACCGACGAGTTCATCGTACTGTCCGATCACGGCACCGTGACCACCTTCTGCATCGTCAACGTGCCGTTCATGGGCCAGCGGATCAAGCCGCCGTACGTCGCGGCGTACGTGCTGCTGGACGGCGCGGACATCCCGGTGCTGCACCTGGTGCTCGGCTGCGACGCGAGCGAAGTGCGCATGGGCATGCGGGTGCAGGCGGTCTGGAAGCCGCGCGAGGAGTGGGGCTACGGCCTGGAGAACGTGGACCACTTCCGCCCCTCCGGCGAGCCGGACGCCGACTACGAGACCTACAAGCACCACCTCTGA
- a CDS encoding LLM class F420-dependent oxidoreductase: MKFGLQLGYWMAQPPANAGELVVAAEEAGFDAVFAAESWGSDAFGPLTWWGSATRRVRLGTSVVQMSARTPAATAMHALTLDHLSGGRAILGLGVSGPQVVEGWYGQPFAKPLQRTREYVGIVRQVLARQAPVTSDGPHYPLPYTGPGSLGLGKPLKPIVHPLRADLPIWLGAEGPKNVALTAEIADGWLAIYYAPRLAGMYDEWLDEGFARAGARRSRDDFEIAASCQVVITDDPASELERMRWIMALYIGGMGAPELNFHAQVYRRMGYDREVDEIGKLFQSGKKAEAAAAVPDELILDTAIIGDEEHVRKQLRVWEAAGVTMMLVSVPDVAQLHRLAPLVEQ, encoded by the coding sequence GTGAAGTTCGGATTGCAACTCGGGTACTGGATGGCCCAGCCGCCCGCGAACGCGGGGGAGCTGGTGGTGGCGGCCGAGGAAGCCGGGTTCGACGCCGTCTTCGCCGCCGAGTCGTGGGGGTCGGACGCGTTCGGCCCGCTCACCTGGTGGGGTTCCGCCACGCGGCGGGTGCGCCTGGGCACCTCGGTGGTGCAGATGTCGGCGCGGACGCCGGCCGCGACCGCCATGCACGCGCTCACCCTCGATCACCTCAGCGGCGGTCGCGCGATCCTCGGCCTGGGCGTCTCGGGTCCGCAGGTGGTGGAGGGCTGGTACGGCCAGCCCTTCGCCAAGCCGTTGCAGCGCACCCGCGAGTACGTCGGAATCGTGCGTCAGGTGCTGGCCCGGCAGGCGCCCGTCACCAGCGACGGCCCGCACTACCCGCTGCCCTACACCGGGCCGGGCTCGCTCGGGCTCGGTAAGCCGCTGAAGCCGATCGTGCATCCGCTACGTGCGGATTTGCCGATCTGGCTGGGTGCGGAGGGGCCGAAGAACGTGGCGCTCACCGCCGAGATCGCCGACGGCTGGCTGGCCATCTACTACGCGCCCCGGCTGGCCGGAATGTACGACGAGTGGCTCGACGAGGGCTTCGCGCGGGCGGGCGCGCGGCGCAGCCGGGACGACTTCGAGATCGCCGCGAGTTGCCAGGTGGTGATCACCGACGATCCGGCGAGCGAGCTGGAGCGGATGCGCTGGATCATGGCGCTCTACATCGGCGGCATGGGCGCCCCGGAACTGAATTTCCACGCTCAGGTGTACCGGCGGATGGGCTACGACCGGGAGGTCGACGAGATCGGCAAGTTGTTCCAGTCGGGCAAGAAGGCGGAGGCCGCCGCGGCGGTGCCGGACGAGCTGATTCTGGACACCGCGATCATCGGCGACGAGGAGCACGTCCGCAAGCAGCTGCGGGTCTGGGAGGCCGCGGGCGTGACCATGATGCTGGTGTCGGTTCCGGATGTCGCGCAATTGCATCGGCTCGCACCCCTTGTCGAACAGTAG
- a CDS encoding acyl-CoA synthetase — protein sequence MVDPWGREVTYRELATLANRYATGLRGLGLNTGDVLVSMVHNCVEAIAAYFAAYQSGLYIVAVNWHLTGPEVAYILADSEAKAFIASDRFAAAAKAAADEAGLPATARFAVGEIEGFKSVAWLGAADTGRPSDRSTGAPMLYTSGTTGRPKGVRRPLTGADPDVVPPHTTAFFGLFELAPYDDHVHICGSPLYHTAVLNFATISIQLGHKLVLMDRWDAEDMLRLIDKHRVTHSHMVPTQFHRLLALPEEVRAKYDVSSLRSMVHGAAPCPQETKRQMLEWWGPTVTEYYAATEGGGTVINGTEWLRKPGSVGKAWPWSVIKVLSEEDGSEVPVGEPGLVYMRMGASSFEYHHDKAKTEDSRVGDLFTVGDIGHLDEDGYLYLHDRRSDLILSGGVNIYPAEVENVLITHPKVADVAVFGIPHPDWGQEVKAVVQPADGIDGDDALTEELLAFAATQLAKYKMPKSIDYLPELPRDPNGKLYKRKLRERYIPAS from the coding sequence ATGGTCGATCCCTGGGGCCGGGAGGTGACGTATCGCGAATTGGCCACGCTCGCCAATCGTTACGCCACCGGCCTGCGCGGGCTCGGCTTGAACACCGGTGACGTGCTGGTGAGCATGGTGCACAACTGCGTGGAGGCCATCGCGGCGTATTTCGCGGCCTACCAGTCGGGGTTGTACATCGTCGCGGTGAACTGGCATCTCACCGGTCCGGAGGTCGCCTACATCCTGGCCGACAGCGAGGCGAAGGCGTTCATCGCCAGCGATCGTTTCGCCGCCGCCGCCAAAGCCGCCGCCGACGAGGCCGGGCTGCCCGCGACGGCGCGCTTCGCGGTGGGTGAGATCGAAGGCTTCAAGTCGGTGGCCTGGCTCGGCGCGGCCGACACCGGCCGTCCGTCCGACCGCAGCACCGGCGCGCCCATGCTCTACACCTCCGGAACCACCGGACGGCCCAAGGGCGTACGGCGGCCGCTCACCGGCGCGGACCCCGACGTCGTCCCACCGCACACCACCGCGTTCTTCGGCCTGTTCGAGCTCGCGCCCTACGACGACCACGTGCACATCTGCGGCTCGCCGCTGTACCACACGGCGGTGCTGAACTTCGCGACCATCTCGATCCAGCTGGGCCACAAGCTTGTTTTGATGGACCGCTGGGACGCTGAGGACATGCTGCGGCTGATCGACAAGCACCGGGTGACGCACAGCCACATGGTGCCCACCCAGTTCCACCGCCTGCTCGCGTTGCCGGAGGAGGTGCGCGCCAAGTACGACGTGTCTTCGCTGCGCAGCATGGTGCACGGCGCCGCGCCCTGCCCGCAGGAGACGAAGCGGCAGATGCTCGAGTGGTGGGGCCCGACGGTCACCGAGTACTACGCGGCCACCGAGGGCGGCGGCACGGTGATCAACGGCACCGAGTGGCTGCGGAAACCGGGCTCGGTCGGCAAGGCGTGGCCGTGGTCTGTGATCAAGGTGCTGAGCGAAGAGGACGGCTCCGAGGTGCCGGTCGGCGAACCCGGCCTGGTCTACATGCGCATGGGCGCTTCGAGTTTCGAGTACCACCACGACAAGGCCAAGACCGAGGACTCGCGCGTCGGCGACCTGTTCACCGTCGGCGACATCGGCCACCTCGACGAGGACGGCTATCTCTACCTGCACGACCGGCGCTCGGACCTGATCCTGTCCGGCGGTGTGAACATCTACCCGGCGGAGGTCGAGAACGTCCTGATCACCCACCCCAAGGTCGCCGACGTGGCGGTCTTCGGCATCCCGCATCCGGATTGGGGCCAGGAAGTGAAGGCCGTCGTACAGCCCGCCGACGGGATCGACGGCGACGACGCGCTCACCGAGGAACTGCTCGCTTTCGCCGCCACCCAATTGGCGAAGTACAAGATGCCGAAATCGATCGACTACCTGCCCGAACTGCCGCGCGACCCCAACGGCAAGCTCTACAAGCGCAAGCTGCGGGAACGGTACATCCCCGCCTCCTGA
- a CDS encoding DUF6879 family protein, with protein MLLRPNDVPDLWPNLFRELKRDAFHLEVRDEYHVADEDTRIRAFLAGEPAPYTRTPWQDLMLETTGRGVSVTRVRVVTEPLSDYQRWLLSVTGYNVEAGDDIRYVPRNIAGTVPPDDWWLMDGERVVYNLTDPAGVPAGLAVTTDPGIVTYCQEVRGRLWKLAIPYAEYVER; from the coding sequence ATGCTGCTGCGGCCCAACGATGTACCGGACCTGTGGCCGAATCTGTTCCGTGAGCTGAAACGGGACGCGTTCCATCTCGAAGTGCGGGACGAATACCACGTAGCCGACGAGGACACCCGCATACGTGCGTTCCTCGCTGGCGAACCAGCCCCGTACACCCGGACGCCGTGGCAGGACCTCATGCTGGAAACCACTGGCCGGGGCGTATCGGTGACCCGTGTTCGGGTGGTCACCGAACCACTGTCGGACTATCAGCGATGGTTGTTGTCGGTCACCGGGTACAACGTGGAAGCTGGGGACGACATCCGTTATGTGCCGAGAAATATCGCGGGAACGGTGCCACCAGACGACTGGTGGTTGATGGATGGCGAGAGGGTTGTTTACAACCTTACCGATCCGGCCGGGGTACCGGCCGGTCTGGCAGTGACCACAGACCCCGGAATCGTGACGTACTGCCAAGAGGTACGGGGGCGGCTCTGGAAGCTGGCTATCCCTTATGCGGAGTACGTCGAGCGGTGA